In one window of Theropithecus gelada isolate Dixy unplaced genomic scaffold, Tgel_1.0 HiC_scaffold_15987, whole genome shotgun sequence DNA:
- the LOC112617275 gene encoding YY1-associated factor 2 isoform X4, giving the protein MGDKKSPTRKPRPVSQLVAQQVTQQFVPPTQSKKEKKDKVEKEKNEKETTSKKNSHKKTRPRLKNVDRSSAQHLEVTVGDLTVIITDFKEKTKSPPASSAASADQHSQSGSSSDNTERGMSRSSSPRGEASSLNGESH; this is encoded by the exons GAAACCTCGACCTGTCTCCCAGTTGGTTGCACAGCAGGTTACTCAGCAGTTTGTGCCTCCTACAcagtcaaagaaagagaaaaaagataaagtagaaaaagaaaaaaatgaaaaagaaacaactagCAAAAAGAATAGCCATAAGAAAACCAG accAAGATTGAAAAATGTGGATCGGAGTAGTGCTCAGCATTTGGAAGTTACCGTTGGAGATCTGACAGTCATTATTACAGACTTTAAGGAGAAAACAAAGTCACCACCTGCATCTAGTGCTGCTTCTGCAGATCAACACAGTCAAAGCGGCTCTAGCTCTGATAACACAGAGAGAGGAATGTCCAGGTCATCTTCACCCAGAGGAGAAGCCTCATCATTGAATGGAGAATCtcattaa
- the LOC112617275 gene encoding YY1-associated factor 2 isoform X5, whose amino-acid sequence MVCGEGKPRPVSQLVAQQVTQQFVPPTQSKKEKKDKVEKEKNEKETTSKKNSHKKTRPRLKNVDRSSAQHLEVTVGDLTVIITDFKEKTKSPPASSAASADQHSQSGSSSDNTERGMSRSSSPRGEASSLNGESH is encoded by the exons GAAACCTCGACCTGTCTCCCAGTTGGTTGCACAGCAGGTTACTCAGCAGTTTGTGCCTCCTACAcagtcaaagaaagagaaaaaagataaagtagaaaaagaaaaaaatgaaaaagaaacaactagCAAAAAGAATAGCCATAAGAAAACCAG accAAGATTGAAAAATGTGGATCGGAGTAGTGCTCAGCATTTGGAAGTTACCGTTGGAGATCTGACAGTCATTATTACAGACTTTAAGGAGAAAACAAAGTCACCACCTGCATCTAGTGCTGCTTCTGCAGATCAACACAGTCAAAGCGGCTCTAGCTCTGATAACACAGAGAGAGGAATGTCCAGGTCATCTTCACCCAGAGGAGAAGCCTCATCATTGAATGGAGAATCtcattaa